ATAGAGAGTACTTTCTTAAAGCTCCCTAAATTAGGATTAGTTAAAGCTAAATTTCATAGAAATATACCTCAAAATTATGTAATTAAATCAGCTACCATTAGCCAAGAACCTAATGGGGCTTTTTATGTTTCTATTCTTACTGAATTTCAAAAGGTTATAGTTCCTGTACCTAGCGACAACAATATCGTTGGGCTTGATTTTTCTATGAAAGAACTTTTTGTCAGCTCTGTGTTAACGGCAAGTTTCTTTTGGTTCTTTCTAACGTTAGTTGGTAAGAACCCATTGCATTCTGCCGAAAAACCTACAATTTATTATACCACTAACAGAAGACTGCTTCTTCTATTTTAAAATATAACAAGTAGCTGGGCCTTTGCCTATTTTTTTAATTAGATTTTTATTTTGTAAATCTTTTAGAATATCTCTTACTCTTCTATCACTTAAATTTAAAATTTCAGAAATCTCTTTTGTTGTTGCAGTTTCTTCCTTTTCTAAAAATTCTAAAATTTGATTATCGTATTTATTAAAACTTTCAATATTTTTACCTAGTTTTGTTAATTGTTCAACTGTTGGAAGTTCTTTAGCTAATTCAGCAGGTAAAGATAATCTATATTCTGAAACTCCTATTGGTTTAGAGTTATCCCTTAAAGCATATTCTGCAATGGTTGTATTTTTATCCTTACATAGAATTATTCCAATACTTTTATTATCATCTTTATGCTTTAATAAATCATCTA
This portion of the Candidatus Cetobacterium colombiensis genome encodes:
- a CDS encoding helix-turn-helix domain-containing protein, yielding MKKYNLAFRFRIYPNEVQTNLILQTFGCVRFVYNKILVKADEIYKLEGKNKIITPASLKSEFPFLKEVDSLALANAQMNVKTARKSYSTNSVNNSIRIESTFLKLPKLGLVKAKFHRNIPQNYVIKSATISQEPNGAFYVSILTEFQKVIVPVPSDNNIVGLDFSMKELFVSSVLTASFFWFFLTLVGKNPLHSAEKPTIYYTTNRRLLLLF